A stretch of the Alosa alosa isolate M-15738 ecotype Scorff River chromosome 16, AALO_Geno_1.1, whole genome shotgun sequence genome encodes the following:
- the xrcc2 gene encoding DNA repair protein XRCC2 isoform X1 — MSACLKPVLRLFLQLFARLEGRRCLKDIEPQLFPEDCGPLQGDIVELHGTEGTAKTEMLYHLIVRCILPTKHGGLEAEVMFVDTDFHFDTLRLVTILEARLAQLAAGAASEKHPKEGTEEEEGDEETVKACLRRLFVVHCSSSAQMLLSFHYLEGWFSSRPALGLLVLDSISAFYWQDRSGGGESVPRQEANLRKCAQLLDRLRRDYCIVVFATVHAVMRNYGSSEASSSTAPRPCEAPSPSSSSSSSNFRRWSTVVDFDKPYLCRAWQRLVTHRLVFSKSDILKGRRPVFSVACTTTRTRGVKRSSFCIADTGLQFL; from the exons ATGTCAGCATGTCTGAAACCGGTGCTCAG GTTGTTTTTACAGTTGTTTGCGAGGCTTGAAGGACGGCGATGTTTGAAGGACATCGAGCCCCAACTATTTCCTGAAGATTGTGGACCATTACAAG GAGACATTGTGGAGCTGCATGGCACAGAGGGCACTGCTAAAACCGAGATGCTGTACCACCTGATCGTGCGCTGCATCCTGCCAACAAAGCATGGGGGCCTGGAGGCAGAGGTCATGTTTGTGGACACCGACTTCCACTTTGACACACTTCGTCTGGTGACCATCCTAGAGGCCAGGTTGGCTCAGCTGGCAGCGGGGGCCGCAAGCGAGAAGCATCCAAAGGAGGGCACTGAGGAAGAAGAGGGTGATGAGGAGACGGTGAAGGCATGCCTGCGGAGGCTCTTTGTGGTCCACTGTAGCAGCTCGGCACAGATGCTTCTCAGCTTTCATTACCTGGAGGGCTGGTTCAGCAGTAGGCCCGCTCTGGGCCTGCTGGTCCTGGACAGCATCTCCGCCTTCTACTGGCAGGACCGGAGCGGTGGTGGGGAGAGCGTGCCCCGGCAGGAGGCCAACCTTCGGAAGTGTGCCCAGCTCCTAGATCGGCTTCGCAGGGACTATTGCATTGTGGTTTTTGCCACCGTGCATGCCGTTATGAGAAACTATGGGTCATCTGAAGCATCCAGTAGCACAGCACCCAGACCGTGTGAGGCACCATCAccttcatcatcatcctcatcttcaAACTTTCGCCGATGGAGCACCGTGGTTGACTTTGATAAGCCATACCTGTGCCGGGCGTGGCAGAGACTGGTCACTCACAGGTTGGTGTTCTCAAAGAGTGACATTTTAAAGGGCAGAAGGCCTGTGTTCTCTGTGGCGTGTACCACCACCAGGACGAGGGGAGTGAAGAGGAGCTCATTCTGTATAGCAGATACTGGGTTGCAGTTCTTATGA
- the xrcc2 gene encoding DNA repair protein XRCC2 isoform X2, which translates to MSETGAQLFARLEGRRCLKDIEPQLFPEDCGPLQGDIVELHGTEGTAKTEMLYHLIVRCILPTKHGGLEAEVMFVDTDFHFDTLRLVTILEARLAQLAAGAASEKHPKEGTEEEEGDEETVKACLRRLFVVHCSSSAQMLLSFHYLEGWFSSRPALGLLVLDSISAFYWQDRSGGGESVPRQEANLRKCAQLLDRLRRDYCIVVFATVHAVMRNYGSSEASSSTAPRPCEAPSPSSSSSSSNFRRWSTVVDFDKPYLCRAWQRLVTHRLVFSKSDILKGRRPVFSVACTTTRTRGVKRSSFCIADTGLQFL; encoded by the exons ATGTCTGAAACCGGTGCTCAG TTGTTTGCGAGGCTTGAAGGACGGCGATGTTTGAAGGACATCGAGCCCCAACTATTTCCTGAAGATTGTGGACCATTACAAG GAGACATTGTGGAGCTGCATGGCACAGAGGGCACTGCTAAAACCGAGATGCTGTACCACCTGATCGTGCGCTGCATCCTGCCAACAAAGCATGGGGGCCTGGAGGCAGAGGTCATGTTTGTGGACACCGACTTCCACTTTGACACACTTCGTCTGGTGACCATCCTAGAGGCCAGGTTGGCTCAGCTGGCAGCGGGGGCCGCAAGCGAGAAGCATCCAAAGGAGGGCACTGAGGAAGAAGAGGGTGATGAGGAGACGGTGAAGGCATGCCTGCGGAGGCTCTTTGTGGTCCACTGTAGCAGCTCGGCACAGATGCTTCTCAGCTTTCATTACCTGGAGGGCTGGTTCAGCAGTAGGCCCGCTCTGGGCCTGCTGGTCCTGGACAGCATCTCCGCCTTCTACTGGCAGGACCGGAGCGGTGGTGGGGAGAGCGTGCCCCGGCAGGAGGCCAACCTTCGGAAGTGTGCCCAGCTCCTAGATCGGCTTCGCAGGGACTATTGCATTGTGGTTTTTGCCACCGTGCATGCCGTTATGAGAAACTATGGGTCATCTGAAGCATCCAGTAGCACAGCACCCAGACCGTGTGAGGCACCATCAccttcatcatcatcctcatcttcaAACTTTCGCCGATGGAGCACCGTGGTTGACTTTGATAAGCCATACCTGTGCCGGGCGTGGCAGAGACTGGTCACTCACAGGTTGGTGTTCTCAAAGAGTGACATTTTAAAGGGCAGAAGGCCTGTGTTCTCTGTGGCGTGTACCACCACCAGGACGAGGGGAGTGAAGAGGAGCTCATTCTGTATAGCAGATACTGGGTTGCAGTTCTTATGA
- the xrcc2 gene encoding DNA repair protein XRCC2 isoform X3: MLYHLIVRCILPTKHGGLEAEVMFVDTDFHFDTLRLVTILEARLAQLAAGAASEKHPKEGTEEEEGDEETVKACLRRLFVVHCSSSAQMLLSFHYLEGWFSSRPALGLLVLDSISAFYWQDRSGGGESVPRQEANLRKCAQLLDRLRRDYCIVVFATVHAVMRNYGSSEASSSTAPRPCEAPSPSSSSSSSNFRRWSTVVDFDKPYLCRAWQRLVTHRLVFSKSDILKGRRPVFSVACTTTRTRGVKRSSFCIADTGLQFL; this comes from the coding sequence ATGCTGTACCACCTGATCGTGCGCTGCATCCTGCCAACAAAGCATGGGGGCCTGGAGGCAGAGGTCATGTTTGTGGACACCGACTTCCACTTTGACACACTTCGTCTGGTGACCATCCTAGAGGCCAGGTTGGCTCAGCTGGCAGCGGGGGCCGCAAGCGAGAAGCATCCAAAGGAGGGCACTGAGGAAGAAGAGGGTGATGAGGAGACGGTGAAGGCATGCCTGCGGAGGCTCTTTGTGGTCCACTGTAGCAGCTCGGCACAGATGCTTCTCAGCTTTCATTACCTGGAGGGCTGGTTCAGCAGTAGGCCCGCTCTGGGCCTGCTGGTCCTGGACAGCATCTCCGCCTTCTACTGGCAGGACCGGAGCGGTGGTGGGGAGAGCGTGCCCCGGCAGGAGGCCAACCTTCGGAAGTGTGCCCAGCTCCTAGATCGGCTTCGCAGGGACTATTGCATTGTGGTTTTTGCCACCGTGCATGCCGTTATGAGAAACTATGGGTCATCTGAAGCATCCAGTAGCACAGCACCCAGACCGTGTGAGGCACCATCAccttcatcatcatcctcatcttcaAACTTTCGCCGATGGAGCACCGTGGTTGACTTTGATAAGCCATACCTGTGCCGGGCGTGGCAGAGACTGGTCACTCACAGGTTGGTGTTCTCAAAGAGTGACATTTTAAAGGGCAGAAGGCCTGTGTTCTCTGTGGCGTGTACCACCACCAGGACGAGGGGAGTGAAGAGGAGCTCATTCTGTATAGCAGATACTGGGTTGCAGTTCTTATGA